Below is a genomic region from Coprobacter tertius.
ACAACGATATAGGAAGCTTTATTGGTCGGAAAATCGAATTTGAAATGTACTCCTCGTTCGGTCGGTGTCATTTCAGTCGTTAGTCCGTTATCGAAAGTAACTTTATAGTAATGAGGTTTTGCGATTTCGTTATCATGTGAAAATTTTTGCCCCCGTTTGGTGTTGTCAACGATGAGTGTTCCTGAAAGCGGCATTAAAGAGAAAGCGGCATAATCATTTGTCCATGAACTGCATTGGTGTGTTTGCCTGAATCCTTTAATTTCGTCTTTGAAATATTGGTATATCCAGCCATCCCGGTTATTAGCCGTTTGAGCGGTCCAGAAATTCATTCCCCATGGCATAGCGAGGGTTGCGTATGTATTACCTCTGGTTAGTTCGAATTTTGAATTTGTCCCTTGCAGGGAATTTACATAATCGACCAATCCGTCTGCTGATGCCGTCGCTACCAGAAAAAAAGTAATTAAAATAGATAGAATTTTTCGCATAATGTAAGAGGTATTATGAGGGTTGTTTTGTATGGTGTAGTGAAAAAGTTAAAGCACTTTATGATGATAAACAAAATTAAAAATATATTCCGTATAATACAAATTTTTTTTATTTCGTTTGAGTATAGAAGTTTTTCTTTTAAATATAAGACGTTTAATGTAGAATATCCGGGGGAGAGAAGAAATCAAATGTTTTAAATGGGACTTTCTATTTGCATTGATTTTTGAAGGTTTAAAAAGTTTATTCGAAGTTTTATTGTTTTGAGAAAATAGCAGAACCGAAATACCTCTTTGTAACTTTATTTGTGTTAAATTATGTTTAAAATCAATCTACAATGTGTTGTAGGGCTAAAGCATCAAAAAAAAATAGGAAAATAGACGGGAGAAAACGATTATTTTTTAAAATATCATATATATCTTTGTTTCAAAATTTCGGAGAAATCTTATATCAAAATTGATATATAAATCTTCGGGAGGGAAAAACTGAATATTAATATCGATGTGAATCGCAAAAAAACTCTTATAATGACACCTATCGACTATGTGAATAGTCCGTTCCCGTTTGTTTCCCGAAGATTTATTTTTTAGCTATCATTTATTTGCGGAAACCATCTTTTCTTTATTGTGATTGTTTAACTTTGCGGGTGATAAAATTCGTGAATATGCATCTTTATTGTATCCGAAATGAAGGATATAGAGAGATGTATGAAAATATTTGTAATGTTTCTGTCTGAATTGTGATTTTGTTAGAGAAAAATATCGATACAGAGATTTTGAGTGATAAAAATGAAAAGTATATTCTAAAAATAAAGTGTTCCCGATATATTTATTACCTTCACACCTCGAAATAATTCAGGGGTCGTTTTGTGATCCTAATCGTATTTTGGATTTTTAAAATAATCATTTGTGTTTTTTTAATTATGCTGTAAGTCCTGAGGGACGATTAAATATTGTGCTATGAAAAAAAAGCTATTTTCTTTTCTTATTGCGAATGCCTTTTGGGGTATTTGTTTCGGGCAATCAAACAATGGTTTGCTCTATGGTAATGACGCATATTCGGTATTTACCGATAAAGTAATTCAAGGAGAATATATTTCTCGAATCATATCGACAGATGAGATACGGAGTAATTATAGGAGTCCTGAAGATGTATCGAATGCCGAAAATCCTCACATGCTCTTTAAATTCTGTATAAACGGGGGGGATAATGAGAACCATGGAGGATATGATCATACGTTTAATATTTTATCTCTTACGGGAAAAGATGAAACACCGCTATTTAGGTTCGGTGAATTATACATTGATAAAAGAGAAATTCCTGATGATTTTGTGATCGTGCCGAATACCCGTCTAAAAATTAGGCTGGATATGAATCATGTGCTCAGATCGTTCGATGAAAAAGGATATTATATCACACCGAGAGGTAATAAAATTATGAAAGAAGATTTTAAAAGTGTATATATTGCCGGCAATATCGAACCATTGACATGGAATTTCGGCCGTCTGAAAAATCGACCCGATCTGGAACTTAAAGATGATGATGGTGACGGAATATACGAAATAGAGCTTATTATGAATAATCAGGATAAAAAACGGGTTACTTGTTCATGGAAGAAGAAAAAAGAAGTAGACCGTTATCCACGCTTTACTTCAGATATTCTCATTTCGGATGCGATTTACAATATTTCGGTAGAAGAGGCTACTAATCTTATAGAGGCTGATAATACTTGGCGTACCGGTGAATCTTGGGGAGGAGTTTGGACTCGTGATATAAGTTACAGTATATTGTTGTCGATGTCGTATATGCGTCCCGATATTTCTATGAACAGCCTGATGCGTAAAGTTAAAGATGGTCGCATCGTGCAGGACACGGGAACAGGAGGATCTTATCCGGTATCGTCGGATCGTATTATTTGGGCTGTCGCTGCTTGGCAGATTTATTTGGTTACGGGAGACAAAGACTGGTTGGCTAAATCATACGAGATTATAAAGAACACGATATTGCAAGATGAGCAAATAGTTTTTGATACTGAAACTGGTTTAGTCAGAGGAGAATCTTCGTTTCTCGACTGGCGTGAGCAGGAATATCCACGGTGGATGCAACCGGCCGATATATACGAGTCTGAATGTTTGGGAACAAATGCTGCGTTTTATAGGGCCAACGAGATCGCTGCAGAGATGGCGTCATTAACAGGAGATAATGCATTAGTTCCGCATTTTAAAGAAAATGCAGAGCGTATAAAGAAGGGAATAAATCGTTATTTATGGATGCCCGATAGAGGCTATTACGGACAATATCTTTACGGGCGTAATGCAAAAATACTGTCGCCCCGTTCCGAAACATTGGGAGAATCTCTTTGTGTATTGTTCGATATTGCCGATCAGGAACAATCTGAAAAAATTGTACGTTCGGTCGTACATACGCCTTTCGGTAATACTTGCCTTTTCCCTCAGATACCGAATATGACTCCTTACCATAATAACGGAATATGGCCTTTTGTACAGACATATTGGACTTGGGCTGCAGCAAAAGCTGGAAATGAGCCGGCTGTAACTGCGGGTATCGCGGCGGTATATCGTGCGGCCGCATTATTTGCAACTAATAAGGAGAACTTTGTAGCCGAAAACGGAGACTTTAAAACTGAGATGAACTCGAGCAATATGTTATGGAGTATTTCTGGTAGTTTGGGGATTGTACACCGATTATTTTTCGGAATTAATTTCGAAAAAGACTATTTAGCTTTCAGGCCCTTTATTCCAAAAGCATTAGCGGGTAAAAAGAAACTTGAAAATTTTAAGTACCGAAATGCGACACTCGATATAGAAATTAGCGGTTATGGCGATGAACTTGATTCTTTTACGATCGACGGAAAGAAAAGCGATCCGATAATTACTCCTAAGTTAAAAGGGCGCCATAAAATTGTTATGGTGATGAAAAATAATACGCCGAAAAGTCAGTATTTCAATGATAAACCTAATTATACTTCGGTAGAAACACCTAAAGGATATCTTTCTGCAATAAATGAATTGGCTTGGGTAGAGGCTGCAGATGCTGTTTCCTATAAAATAATTAAAGACGGGAAGGAAATCGCACATGTAAACGATGCGTCGATAAACGGAAGTCGTTTTCGTATCGGTGATCCGGGTATGTATACCGAATATCAGTTTATCGGAGTAGATAAAAAAGGATATGAAGGTTTTGCCAGTGAACCGTTACCGGTGTATGATCCTAAATACGAAACAATTGTATATGTATCTGAATTTGCTCCTGTGACTGATTTTAAAAAATGTCGTAAATTTACAGGTAATGGAGCAGTGGAAATTTCGAAAACGGAAAATCGGGAAATTGTGATGACGGTAGATGTTCCCGAGACAGGAGAATATATATTCGATTTCAGGTATGCGAACGGGAGTAATACATTGATTGAAGATAATAAGTGTGCTATGCGTACCTTGTCTGTCGATGGAGAAAAGCGGGGAACGGTAGTATTTCCGCAGCGCGGCAGGGATATGTGGTCGGAGTGGGGATTTTCAAATCAGGTAAGAACCGGGCTCGAAAAAGGGAAACGTACTGTCGTATTATCATTTGAGGATTTTAATGAGAATATGAATGGTAATGTTAATCGGGCTATGCTCGATTATATGAGAATTATCAGAGTAAAGTAGTTAAATACGATAATATAAACAGAAAGGCTTCTTTTGAGAAAGAAGCCTTTCTGTTTATATTATATGCTTTTGAATTATCGATTATTTGAATAACCCGTTTTCTTTCGGGATA
It encodes:
- a CDS encoding MGH1-like glycoside hydrolase domain-containing protein; translation: MKKKLFSFLIANAFWGICFGQSNNGLLYGNDAYSVFTDKVIQGEYISRIISTDEIRSNYRSPEDVSNAENPHMLFKFCINGGDNENHGGYDHTFNILSLTGKDETPLFRFGELYIDKREIPDDFVIVPNTRLKIRLDMNHVLRSFDEKGYYITPRGNKIMKEDFKSVYIAGNIEPLTWNFGRLKNRPDLELKDDDGDGIYEIELIMNNQDKKRVTCSWKKKKEVDRYPRFTSDILISDAIYNISVEEATNLIEADNTWRTGESWGGVWTRDISYSILLSMSYMRPDISMNSLMRKVKDGRIVQDTGTGGSYPVSSDRIIWAVAAWQIYLVTGDKDWLAKSYEIIKNTILQDEQIVFDTETGLVRGESSFLDWREQEYPRWMQPADIYESECLGTNAAFYRANEIAAEMASLTGDNALVPHFKENAERIKKGINRYLWMPDRGYYGQYLYGRNAKILSPRSETLGESLCVLFDIADQEQSEKIVRSVVHTPFGNTCLFPQIPNMTPYHNNGIWPFVQTYWTWAAAKAGNEPAVTAGIAAVYRAAALFATNKENFVAENGDFKTEMNSSNMLWSISGSLGIVHRLFFGINFEKDYLAFRPFIPKALAGKKKLENFKYRNATLDIEISGYGDELDSFTIDGKKSDPIITPKLKGRHKIVMVMKNNTPKSQYFNDKPNYTSVETPKGYLSAINELAWVEAADAVSYKIIKDGKEIAHVNDASINGSRFRIGDPGMYTEYQFIGVDKKGYEGFASEPLPVYDPKYETIVYVSEFAPVTDFKKCRKFTGNGAVEISKTENREIVMTVDVPETGEYIFDFRYANGSNTLIEDNKCAMRTLSVDGEKRGTVVFPQRGRDMWSEWGFSNQVRTGLEKGKRTVVLSFEDFNENMNGNVNRAMLDYMRIIRVK